The nucleotide sequence TGGGTTGGCGCGGCCCGATGCAATAAACGCCTAAATTTTTCCATCCTACTAGTAGCAGTATGGGGGAAAAGGTAGCCTACCTGCAGCAGTAGTCCTTCTAGCTGTTGGTAGAAGCCCTCAATTTGGTCCAGGGAAGCTGCCTCTTCAAGTGGAGCAGAAACAAGGGCTGGACTCGCTGGGGCAACTTCTACCTCGCCTAAGGCAGCCCGTCGCAGGAGATAGCAGCACACAGCCACCGCTTGCGCCAGATTTAAGGCGGGGTATGTGTCGCTAGAAGGAATGCGGAGAAAACGCTGAGCGTGGTTCAGCTCGGCATTGCTCAAGCCCCGGTCTTCTGGGCCAAAAATCAGCGCTGCCTGAAAGTCAGCGGGTGGATCGTTTGGCAGGAGCCAGGGGAGAACTGCCTCGGGTAGCTCTAGGGTCTCTCCGCCAGCGCGAGGACGGGCGGTCGTTGCGATCGCACGTTGGCATCCCACGAGTGCCTGTGGCAGTGTCTCCACCACAGAGGCTGTTTCTAGCACGTCTGCCCCATGCACCGCCATTTGCCGCGCCAGTTCAGAGAGCGGATCACAGCTAGGTTTGACCAGCACCAGCTGCTGCAGCCCCATATTTTTCATAATTCGGGCTACCGACCCAATATTGAGTGGCCCTGCCGGTTCTACTAGCACGATCCGCACCTGAGCCAACACTGATTCGGCCATACTCATCAATTCAATAGAATCTACTGGAGGTACATCAATAAGCTCTAAGAGTGTAGCGGACAACCGTAGAGCAAAAACGGGCAATGGCGACTACAAATTGCTTCCAAGCTTCATGACCAGACAGACTCAATGCTTCGTTTTGGAAGACGGATAAGGCTGACGAGCTAGCTGCTGGAATCACTAACTCCCAGCAGCTCATCTTCGAATTTATAGCCAACTCCGGTCACGGTTTTAATGAAAACTGGCTGGGGAGTGTCAGGTTCTACCTTTTTGCGGAGACGGGCGATGTGAGTATCGACGACACGTTCGTCGCCATAAAAGTCGTCGCCCCAAAGTTTTTCGATTAGCTGGTCGCGGCTCCAGACTCGGCCTGGATAGCTCATAAAGGTAGCTAGCAGATCAAACTCCAGAGGGGTTAGATCGAGCAGTTCTGCAGCAGCTTCTTTAAGCTGGCGATAAGCGGTGCGCTGCTCTAGATCTAGATTGAAGTGTGTGGTGCGATAGTTTTGGCTGGCTTGCCCGCCCTGACGCAGGCTGCGCCGCAGCAGGGCTCGTACTCGGGCAATCAGTTCTCTTGGGCTAAAGGGTTTCACCATGTAGTCATCGGCTCCGGTAGACAGGCCGATGATGCGGTCTATTTCCTCTCCTTTTGCCGTCAGCATTAAAATGTAGGGATCTTTGGCTCCTGGGCGCTGACGAATGCGGGCACAGACCTCTAGCCCATCTAGCTTAGGGATCATCAGATCTAGAATGACGAGATCGGGCTGGAGGGACTGCTGAAAGCGCAAAGCGGTTTCGCCGTCTCGGCAGGTTTCGCAGGTAAAACTTTCCTTTTCTAGGTAAAGCTTGATGAGTTGAGCAATCTCAGCTTCATCTTCCACAATTAAGATCACCATTGCCTTTCTTGGCCCTCTAGCAATACACCTCAGAAACACCGCCGACCAGGGAACCGAGCTGTGCAATTTTCCGACCTTGAACTAGCATACTCAGTTGTAAGGGTCTGGCAGGGTGTTATTTCCAGGCTAACCGTCTATCCTTGGCTCATCCACAGCAATCACTATGACATCTGTGTCTCCTCGACCTGCCCTTGAACGTCTCACCGAGACTTTCAGGCATTATTTGCAAGAGGCTAATCTATTTTCCCGGCTGCCCGTGTTGGACTGCCAGGATCAGCAGGGTCGAGTGCTGTTGTTGGTCAAGCACCCAGCACCTCCAGTCGAAGATCCGGCGGGTTTGCTGCGGGAGCTGAAGGCGGTTTTTTATGAAGTCATGCCTGAGGTGGGGCTGCCGAAAGAGTGGGTAGCTCTGCAGGAAATGCCGGTACGGCTGGGGCTGCAGATAGAAGCCGAAGACATACCCTATGCGACCCATACGTTTACCTGGCGGATAGAAGATGCCCTGGGCCTGATTTTTGAGCTGCCTGATCTGGAGGAACCGATAACGGCAGTAGAAATGAGTGAGCAGCTGCCCCAGCCGGTTCCAGATGATCCAGAGGCTGCTGAGATTGCTCGTGAGGAAGAACGACCAGAGGCGACCGAGCCCTCTGCCGCCGATAGGGCAGATGATAAAGCAACGGTAGAAGAGCATTCTCTGGGGGCTCTCGTAACTTTAAATGATGCTGCGCTGGCCCTACCTGAAACGGCAGTCGATCCGCCTGCCGTTTCGCCGCTGCAGCGCTGGGGCCAGTGGGGAGTGGGGCAGATCCAGCAGCTAGCATCTTACTGGAGCTATGGGCTGGCCGGGCTGATTTTGCTGAGCAGCGGCCTGTTCGCCTACACGGTTACTCGGCCCTGTGTGGTGGATGGTTGCGATCGCATCGACAAAGCTGCCGCTTTCCACATAGCTGCACAAACTCGCATTGGCAATCCCCCTGCCACTGAAGATCTGCAGGTGGCCCGCTCTGAACTGCAGGCTGCGGTTGATTTAGTAGCGCCTATCCCTCACTGGTCTCGCTACTACGGCGAGTCTCGCAGCGATCTGAGTCTCTACCGGGCCGATCTGGCCAGCCTTGACCACCTGAGCGAAGCCCAAAAAAAAGCCTACACAGCCGCTCAAAAGAGTCAGGACCCGCCCCACCCTGTAGAGCACTGGGTAGACATTCAGCACCTTTGGCGACAGGCTATCGCGGCCCTTGAGGCCATTGCCGCCACTAGCCCTCTGCATGACTTTGCTCAAACCAAACTGGGCGAATACGAAGCCAACCTGACGGTTATTGCCCAGCGCATCACGGCTGAGGAAGCAGCCGAGGCTAATCTCAACAGTGCCCTACAGTCAGGGCGGCTGGCTCAGCAGCAGATGGATGCAGCGACTTCTTTGTCGGGCTGGCGGCGGGCTGACCAGGAGTGGCAGCGAGCTATCCAGGGTTTGACCCTTATTCCTCAGGGCACCGAAGCTTACCCAGCCGCCCAGGCGCGGCTGCAGGAGTACCGTACTCAGCGAGCTCAAGTGCAGGCCCGTCTCAACCAGGAAGGCAACGCTAATGATATTTATCAGCAGGCTCAGGCCGCAGCCAACCAGGCAAAAGCTTACGAGGCCCAAAACCAGTGGACACGGGCGGTAAATCAGTGGAAGATTGCCTTAGCCACCATCCAGCAAGTCTCATCAGATTCTGCCCTAGTCCAGCAAGCGAAGGTGCTGGTACCGACCTATCAGGCAGCTTTAGCCAGGAGCCAAGCTCAGCTGCGAACGGCGGTGGCCCTGCAAAACCTAGAGGCAAGGCTGGGCAATGTCTGCCGTTCTTCTACGACATCCTGCCGTATCAGTGCCACCCCTGACCAGATTAAAGTTACCTTAGCTGGCCAGTATGCCGTAGCGTTAGAGCGGGCGATCACGCCACCTGCTAACGCGGCTCCCGTCAACACCACTCTGAGCCGAGATGCCCAAGCGATGGTGGAGCAGATTGTGCTTTTGGGCAACCAGGTGCAGCGGCAGATTGAAATCTATGATGCCCAGGGACGGTTTGTTGCGCGTTATCGACCTGACCTGGGTGGATTCGTCAAGAATTAGGCTGCGGAGGTTAGGGCGTCAGCGCCAGCGAGACCTGATTTTTGCCGTTTCCCTTGGCCTGGTAGAGCGCCCCGTCGGCTTGAACATAAGACGGCTCTAGATCTGCATCGGCACGAAACTCGGAAATGCCAATACTCACCGTAACCTGGAAATCGGCAGGTAGCTCTGGCAGTTGCAAAGTCGCGATCACCTGACGGATTTCATCAGCAATCAGCTTGGCTCCAGCTCCGGAACAGCCCGCCAGCAAAACAGCAAATTCATCGCCGCCTAAGCGGGCTACTGTATCGAGGGAGCGAGTGCGATCGCACAGCGCTGCCGCCACCTTCTGAAGCAGCATATCTCCAACATGATGCCCATAGGTGTCATTCACCTGCTTGAATCCGTCTAGGTCAAGCAGCATCAGGGCATGATTTAGCGGCTGCGAGCCATAATAAACCTTCACCCGCTCGTAGGCCGACTCTAGCCCCCGCCGGTTAGCCACCCCAGTTAAGGGGTCGCGCTCTAGCAATTCCCGGGTTATCTCCAAATCTTTGTGAGTCGCTAAGAGCTGAGGAATCGTACTGCGCAGCTGCCAGACGGTATAGCTACTAATAGACAGCGTCACCCACTTCCAGCTACCCTCAATCCAATAGTTAGCGTGCCAAATATTCCAAGCAGACAGCACGTGACCAACGCCACAGCTCAAGATAAAGGCAGCAAACAACAGCAGCAGCGGGCGGGCCGCCGTAGCTGCATGTTCCCGGTAAATGTAAAGCAACACCGGGATAGAAAAATAGGCTACGGCAATTCCACCGTCTGCCAAGGCATGTAGAGAGGTCAGCCAAGGATTCCATAGGAAGCAGGAACCGTGGGGCATGGTAGAAACCAGCATAGGCAGTACTGACATCCTACCTAACATAATGGCTTCTCAAGCCTACCGCGGCCGTGGCTGCGGTAGATAAAAAAAGGCTAGGAGCGACGATGAACTTAACTGAGATTCTAGAATTGCCGCTGCCAGTTACCCCTAGGTGAGAACGAACTGCAGATCCGCTCATTATTTCGATTTAGCTGCTCCCCAGCTACCCTTCAGATTGCTCTAAATCCTTAAGTACCCTTTTTAAGCAAAACAAACGTCACCTCAGCTTAAATTCTTTGCTAGCTGTAATTTACGCAGCTGACAGCAGGCATCCCTCCAGACCTTCTTTCCTGCAGACTTCGGCCGTAAGTGTGGCTTGATAGACCCTGGCCCGATAGACTCTGTGTAGTGATGCGATCTTACCCAGCCTTACGCCATGTCCCTCAGCCAAACGCCCCTACACTCGGCCCACCAGCAGCTCAAGGCCCGCATGATGCCCTTCGCCGGGTGGGATATGCCCGTTCAGTACCTTGGCATTAAGCAGGAGCACCAGGCAGTGCGGCAGCAGGTAGGGATGTTCGACATCTCCCACATGGGCAAATTCATGCTGCAAGGCCCCGATGTGCTGGAGCAGATGCAGCGGCTAGTCCCCTCTGATCTGAGCCCGCTTATCCCCGGCAAAGCTCAATACACCGTCCTACTAAACCCCCAGGGCGGCATCGTAGATGACCTGATTCTGTACCTACTGCCAGAGTCTGCTAATGGCGATCAGCGCCTGTTCACTATCATCAATGCAGCCACCACTGATAAAGACAAATCCTGGCTACAGAGTCATTTGACCGAGACAGTTACCCTACAAGATCTCTCGCGTGAACAGGCCCTCGTTGCGGTTCAGGGGCCAGAAGCTGCGACTCAGCTTCAGCCCTTTGTCAAAGAAGACCTCTCGAAAGTTGGCCGCTATGAACACCTTGAGGGTACTTTGCTGGGTCAGCCTGCCTTTTTAGCCCGCACTGGCTACACCGGGGAAGATGGCTTTGAGATCATGCTGCCTATTGCTGCGGCTCAAGCGCTCTGGACAGCCCTGCTAGAAATAGGGGTGACGCCCTGTGGGCTAGGAGCCAGAGATACCCTTCGGCTAGAAGCCGCCATGCCGCTCTACGGTCAAGACATCAGCGACGGCACTACGCCGCTAGAAGCCGGGTTGGGCTGGCTGGTTCATCTAGATCGCAAGGGTGACTTTATCGGTCGAACCGTTTTAGAACAGCAGAAGGCTCACGGCGTTTCCCGGCGGCTGGTGGGGCTGCAGATGTCAGGGCGCAATATTGCCCGTCACGACTATCCAGTGCTGCAAGATGGCAACTTGGTAGGCCAAATTACTAGCGGCACCCTGGGGCCTACCCTGGGCTACCCCGTGGCTCTCGCCTACATCTCAGCAGCCCTAGCCAAGGTAGGCCAGGCACTAGAGGTTGAGATTCGCGGCAAGGCGTACCCGGCTACGGTGGTTAAGCGGCCCTTTTACCGCAGTTCTCGCCCCTAATTGTCTTTCCTGGTGCCCATTCCCGCTGCCCGTTCCTTGACCTATGATGTGTACGGCTTTTACAAGCAGAGTGAGGCAACCCTATGGCGTTTGAGTATCCAGAGAATTTGAGGTATCTCGATTCTCATGAATATGCCCGACTAGAAGAAGACAACATCGTGGCCGTCGGCATTTCTGCCTTTGCCGTCGATCAGCTGGGCGATATTGTGTTTCTGGAGCTGCCGGAGGTCGGCGATAACGTAGAAAGGGGTGAAAAGTTTGGCACCGTTGAGTCGGTCAAGGCGGTCGAAGATCTTAAGGCCCCGGTCAGTGGCGAAGTCATTGAGCGCAACAGTGAACTGCTAGATGTGCCCGAACAACTGGGCAATGATCCCTATGGCGATGGCTGGCTAATCAAGGTGCGCGCCGATTCTTTAGAAGATCTAGACGATACCCTCACGGCCGAGGAATATAAGGACCAAGTGGAAGGGGAGTAAGCCTGCTATTGCCTCCCGGTTTGCTTCACAATAGGTAATACTTAGACGCTTGGGTAGTGGGTGCAATGCCCCCTTTAGGGCCAGTCTCTGACTAACGCACCTCTCTCCTAAGTATTTCTTATTGTGGGAGCATACCGGCCTTGCTGTACGAACAAAGTATCCCTGGTACCAAATTAGAGCAGGCTGCCCCAGACGCCTCGCCTGCTAATGGGTCTGTAGCCGCTGTTGACCGCTCTAGCCCTACCTTCAGCGAGTTCGTACAGCGCCACATCGGTCCCGACTCGGCCGAACAGCAGGCCATGCTGCAGGCTCTAGGTTACGACTCTTTAGCTAGCCTGATCAGCGCTGCCGTGCCCGCCAATATCCGCCTAGAGGGTCCCCTCAAGCTGACAGCCGGAACCACCGAAGCCGCCGCACTGAAGCAGCTAAAGCAGATAGCCGAGCAAAATCAGGTTTGGCGCTCCTATCTGGGTCTGGGCTACGCCAACACCCTGACCCCACCAGTGATTCAGCGCAACATCCTAGAGAATCCTGGCTGGTACACCCAATACACGCCCTACCAGCCCGAAATCTCCCAGGGTCGCCTGGAAGCC is from Pseudanabaena sp. FACHB-2040 and encodes:
- a CDS encoding RNA methyltransferase, with the protein product MAESVLAQVRIVLVEPAGPLNIGSVARIMKNMGLQQLVLVKPSCDPLSELARQMAVHGADVLETASVVETLPQALVGCQRAIATTARPRAGGETLELPEAVLPWLLPNDPPADFQAALIFGPEDRGLSNAELNHAQRFLRIPSSDTYPALNLAQAVAVCCYLLRRAALGEVEVAPASPALVSAPLEEAASLDQIEGFYQQLEGLLLQVGYLFPHTATSRMEKFRRLLHRAAPTQQELAMLRGILSQVDWALASNQRQQ
- a CDS encoding response regulator transcription factor; this encodes MVILIVEDEAEIAQLIKLYLEKESFTCETCRDGETALRFQQSLQPDLVILDLMIPKLDGLEVCARIRQRPGAKDPYILMLTAKGEEIDRIIGLSTGADDYMVKPFSPRELIARVRALLRRSLRQGGQASQNYRTTHFNLDLEQRTAYRQLKEAAAELLDLTPLEFDLLATFMSYPGRVWSRDQLIEKLWGDDFYGDERVVDTHIARLRKKVEPDTPQPVFIKTVTGVGYKFEDELLGVSDSSS
- a CDS encoding GGDEF domain-containing protein codes for the protein MSVLPMLVSTMPHGSCFLWNPWLTSLHALADGGIAVAYFSIPVLLYIYREHAATAARPLLLLFAAFILSCGVGHVLSAWNIWHANYWIEGSWKWVTLSISSYTVWQLRSTIPQLLATHKDLEITRELLERDPLTGVANRRGLESAYERVKVYYGSQPLNHALMLLDLDGFKQVNDTYGHHVGDMLLQKVAAALCDRTRSLDTVARLGGDEFAVLLAGCSGAGAKLIADEIRQVIATLQLPELPADFQVTVSIGISEFRADADLEPSYVQADGALYQAKGNGKNQVSLALTP
- the gcvT gene encoding glycine cleavage system aminomethyltransferase GcvT, whose amino-acid sequence is MSLSQTPLHSAHQQLKARMMPFAGWDMPVQYLGIKQEHQAVRQQVGMFDISHMGKFMLQGPDVLEQMQRLVPSDLSPLIPGKAQYTVLLNPQGGIVDDLILYLLPESANGDQRLFTIINAATTDKDKSWLQSHLTETVTLQDLSREQALVAVQGPEAATQLQPFVKEDLSKVGRYEHLEGTLLGQPAFLARTGYTGEDGFEIMLPIAAAQALWTALLEIGVTPCGLGARDTLRLEAAMPLYGQDISDGTTPLEAGLGWLVHLDRKGDFIGRTVLEQQKAHGVSRRLVGLQMSGRNIARHDYPVLQDGNLVGQITSGTLGPTLGYPVALAYISAALAKVGQALEVEIRGKAYPATVVKRPFYRSSRP
- the gcvH gene encoding glycine cleavage system protein GcvH, encoding MAFEYPENLRYLDSHEYARLEEDNIVAVGISAFAVDQLGDIVFLELPEVGDNVERGEKFGTVESVKAVEDLKAPVSGEVIERNSELLDVPEQLGNDPYGDGWLIKVRADSLEDLDDTLTAEEYKDQVEGE